In the Pogoniulus pusillus isolate bPogPus1 chromosome 4, bPogPus1.pri, whole genome shotgun sequence genome, one interval contains:
- the LOC135174980 gene encoding tubulin alpha-3 chain-like isoform X2 yields MMRECISIHIGQAGVQMGNACWELYCLEHGIQADGTIPGPKQVKPAEPKSEQVDSSFETFFCETASGKHVPRAVFIDLEPTVIDEIRTGTYHALFHPEQLISGKEDAANNYARGHYTIGKEIIDTVLSRIRKMADQCSGLQGFLVFHSFGGGTGSGFTSLLMERLSVEYSKKSKLEFSVYPAPQVSTAVVEPYNSILTTHTTLEHSDCSFMVDNEAIYDICNRNLDIERPTYTNLNRLIGQIVSSVTASLRFNGALNVDLIEFQTNLVPYPRIHFPLTTYAPIVSAEKAYHEQLSVPEITNACFEFSNQMVKCDPRRGKYMACCLLYRGDVVPKDVNAAIAAIKTRRSIQFVDWCPTGFKVGINYQPPTVVPGGDLAKVQRAVCMLSNTTAIAEAWARLDHKFDLMYAKRAFVHWYVGEGMEEGEFSEAREDLAALEKDYEEVGRDSADGEDEEPDEDEY; encoded by the exons ATGATG AGGGAGTGCATTTCCATCCACATCGGGCAGGCTGGCGTGCAGATGGGCAACGCCTGCTGGGAGCTCTACTGCCTTGAGCATGGCATCCAGGCAGATGGAACCATCCCTGGCCCCAAGCAGGTGAAACCTGCAGAGCCAAAGTCTGAGCAAGTGGATTCTTCCTTTGAGACCTTCTTCTGTGAGACAGCATCTGGCAAGCATGTGCCCAGGGCAGTCTTCATAGACTTGGAGCCCACTGTCATCG ATGAGATCAGGACTGGCACCTACCATGCTCTCttccacccagagcagctcatcAGTGGCAAGGAAGATGCTGCCAACAACTATGCCCGTGGCCACTACACCATTGGGAAGGAGATCATAGACACTGTCCTCAGCAGGATTCGTAAGATG gctgaccaATGCAGTGGCCTCCAAGGGTTCCTGGTGTTCCACAGCTTTGGGGGCGGCACAGGCTCGGGGTTCACCTCCCTCCTCATGGAGCGACTCTCGGTCGAGTACAGCAAGAAGTCCAAGCTGGAGTTCTCAGTCTACCCAGCCCCGCAGGTGTCCACAGCGGTGGTGGAGCCCTACAACTCCATCCTCACCACCCACACCACCCTGGAGCACTCCGACTGCTCCTTCATGGTGGACAACGAGGCCATCTACGACATCTGCAACCGCAACCTGGACATCGAGCGCCCGACCTACACCAACCTCAACAGGCTGATCGGGCAGATCGTCTCCTCCGTCACCGCCTCGCTGCGCTTCAACGGTGCCTTGAACGTCGACCTCATCGAGTTCCAGACCAACCTGGTGCCCTACCCCCGCATCCACTTCCCCCTCACCACCTACGCCCCCATCGTCTCTGCCGAGAAGGCCTACCACGAGCAGCTGTCCGTGCCCGAGATCACCAACGCCTGCTTCGAGTTCTCCAACCAGATGGTGAAGTGCGACCCGCGCCGGGGCAAGTACatggcctgctgcctgctgtaccGCGGCGACGTGGTGCCCAAGGACGTCAACGCCGCCATCGCCGCCATCAAAACGCGCCGCTCCATCCAGTTCGTGGACTGGTGCCCCACGGGCTTCAAGGTGGGCATCAACTACCAACCGCCCACGGTGGTGCCCGGCGGCGACCTGGCCAAGGTGCAGCGCGCGGTCTGCATGCTGAGCAACACCACGGCCATCGCCGAGGCCTGGGCTCGCCTGGACCACAAGTTCGACCTGATGTACGCCAAGAGAGCTTTTGTGCACTGGTACGTGGGGGAGGGCATGGAGGAGGGGGAGTTCTCTGAGGCCAGGGAGGACCTGGCTGCCCTGGAGAAGGATTACgaggaggtgggaagggactcgGCAGACGGAGAAGATGAGGAGCCGGATGAGGACGAGTATTGA
- the LOC135174980 gene encoding tubulin alpha-3 chain-like isoform X1, giving the protein MQMLQRECISIHIGQAGVQMGNACWELYCLEHGIQADGTIPGPKQVKPAEPKSEQVDSSFETFFCETASGKHVPRAVFIDLEPTVIDEIRTGTYHALFHPEQLISGKEDAANNYARGHYTIGKEIIDTVLSRIRKMADQCSGLQGFLVFHSFGGGTGSGFTSLLMERLSVEYSKKSKLEFSVYPAPQVSTAVVEPYNSILTTHTTLEHSDCSFMVDNEAIYDICNRNLDIERPTYTNLNRLIGQIVSSVTASLRFNGALNVDLIEFQTNLVPYPRIHFPLTTYAPIVSAEKAYHEQLSVPEITNACFEFSNQMVKCDPRRGKYMACCLLYRGDVVPKDVNAAIAAIKTRRSIQFVDWCPTGFKVGINYQPPTVVPGGDLAKVQRAVCMLSNTTAIAEAWARLDHKFDLMYAKRAFVHWYVGEGMEEGEFSEAREDLAALEKDYEEVGRDSADGEDEEPDEDEY; this is encoded by the exons ATGCAAATGCTGCAG AGGGAGTGCATTTCCATCCACATCGGGCAGGCTGGCGTGCAGATGGGCAACGCCTGCTGGGAGCTCTACTGCCTTGAGCATGGCATCCAGGCAGATGGAACCATCCCTGGCCCCAAGCAGGTGAAACCTGCAGAGCCAAAGTCTGAGCAAGTGGATTCTTCCTTTGAGACCTTCTTCTGTGAGACAGCATCTGGCAAGCATGTGCCCAGGGCAGTCTTCATAGACTTGGAGCCCACTGTCATCG ATGAGATCAGGACTGGCACCTACCATGCTCTCttccacccagagcagctcatcAGTGGCAAGGAAGATGCTGCCAACAACTATGCCCGTGGCCACTACACCATTGGGAAGGAGATCATAGACACTGTCCTCAGCAGGATTCGTAAGATG gctgaccaATGCAGTGGCCTCCAAGGGTTCCTGGTGTTCCACAGCTTTGGGGGCGGCACAGGCTCGGGGTTCACCTCCCTCCTCATGGAGCGACTCTCGGTCGAGTACAGCAAGAAGTCCAAGCTGGAGTTCTCAGTCTACCCAGCCCCGCAGGTGTCCACAGCGGTGGTGGAGCCCTACAACTCCATCCTCACCACCCACACCACCCTGGAGCACTCCGACTGCTCCTTCATGGTGGACAACGAGGCCATCTACGACATCTGCAACCGCAACCTGGACATCGAGCGCCCGACCTACACCAACCTCAACAGGCTGATCGGGCAGATCGTCTCCTCCGTCACCGCCTCGCTGCGCTTCAACGGTGCCTTGAACGTCGACCTCATCGAGTTCCAGACCAACCTGGTGCCCTACCCCCGCATCCACTTCCCCCTCACCACCTACGCCCCCATCGTCTCTGCCGAGAAGGCCTACCACGAGCAGCTGTCCGTGCCCGAGATCACCAACGCCTGCTTCGAGTTCTCCAACCAGATGGTGAAGTGCGACCCGCGCCGGGGCAAGTACatggcctgctgcctgctgtaccGCGGCGACGTGGTGCCCAAGGACGTCAACGCCGCCATCGCCGCCATCAAAACGCGCCGCTCCATCCAGTTCGTGGACTGGTGCCCCACGGGCTTCAAGGTGGGCATCAACTACCAACCGCCCACGGTGGTGCCCGGCGGCGACCTGGCCAAGGTGCAGCGCGCGGTCTGCATGCTGAGCAACACCACGGCCATCGCCGAGGCCTGGGCTCGCCTGGACCACAAGTTCGACCTGATGTACGCCAAGAGAGCTTTTGTGCACTGGTACGTGGGGGAGGGCATGGAGGAGGGGGAGTTCTCTGAGGCCAGGGAGGACCTGGCTGCCCTGGAGAAGGATTACgaggaggtgggaagggactcgGCAGACGGAGAAGATGAGGAGCCGGATGAGGACGAGTATTGA